A stretch of Dehalogenimonas sp. THU2 DNA encodes these proteins:
- a CDS encoding reductive dehalogenase, whose product MKSLGFAGAGIGAAALTAPAFHDLDEMMAAGDTSNPRRPWWVKERDYENPTVEIDWGLVKRFDSTKHTLANNAIYDQNWPKVVTDTAAFEKKWKTEKKPGFSIQDYAFLRTVGNPPGSTNPWVPAATSFTSPEAAGVPKYEGTPEENSQLLRTALKAFGAFSMSYVPVSQNTLKLVYSNGYTIEDTKVGYNDAKKGKVLPSSGITHIPIMYPEMLAEFQVAPSASTRAIHSKGNQVTGVVVSSGQRFLATLGWQGLSGSVGPTPAFFALGGGSEQGRIGGQSISPTYGMTQTHNMLSTDLPLVPTKPIDAGIWKFCHTCGNCAKVCPSDSINTDQEPSWEVPSFANSFAEAGIAFSIPGKKVFWNNMSTCDTHCNLCAGGCNICMANCVFSHLEIGSVHEIVKATLGTTPVFNTFFKDMDQIMGYGLQQFGPGISPPLNGTFNPKSAEFWQKETLPFMWDGRATQKHAQ is encoded by the coding sequence ATGAAGAGTCTAGGCTTTGCCGGAGCCGGCATTGGGGCAGCAGCTTTGACCGCACCAGCATTTCATGACTTGGACGAAATGATGGCCGCCGGGGATACATCTAACCCTCGAAGGCCTTGGTGGGTTAAAGAACGGGACTATGAAAATCCAACGGTCGAAATAGACTGGGGTCTCGTAAAACGCTTTGATTCGACCAAACACACCCTAGCCAACAACGCCATCTATGATCAAAATTGGCCTAAGGTCGTCACCGACACTGCCGCTTTTGAGAAAAAGTGGAAGACCGAAAAGAAACCCGGCTTCTCGATACAAGATTACGCGTTCTTAAGAACGGTGGGTAATCCTCCCGGTTCAACAAATCCGTGGGTTCCCGCTGCAACGTCATTCACCTCACCCGAAGCGGCTGGTGTACCGAAGTACGAAGGTACACCTGAGGAAAATTCTCAGTTGTTACGAACGGCGCTTAAGGCGTTTGGAGCTTTTAGTATGTCCTACGTGCCGGTATCCCAGAACACCTTAAAACTTGTGTATTCGAACGGGTATACGATCGAAGACACTAAAGTCGGTTATAATGACGCGAAGAAGGGCAAGGTTCTCCCGAGCTCTGGAATCACCCACATTCCGATTATGTATCCGGAAATGCTAGCTGAGTTCCAGGTTGCACCCAGCGCTTCGACACGGGCTATTCATAGCAAAGGAAACCAGGTTACCGGTGTCGTCGTCAGTTCCGGTCAGCGGTTTCTGGCTACCCTCGGCTGGCAAGGTCTCAGCGGCTCAGTCGGTCCAACCCCAGCTTTCTTCGCCTTGGGCGGTGGCAGCGAGCAGGGACGTATCGGTGGTCAATCAATCAGCCCGACCTATGGAATGACCCAAACCCATAACATGTTGTCGACCGACCTACCATTGGTCCCGACCAAGCCGATCGACGCAGGTATCTGGAAGTTCTGCCATACCTGCGGCAACTGCGCCAAAGTATGTCCCAGCGACTCTATCAATACCGACCAAGAACCCAGTTGGGAAGTCCCTTCGTTTGCCAACAGCTTTGCCGAAGCGGGGATTGCCTTCTCTATCCCGGGCAAGAAGGTGTTCTGGAATAACATGTCGACATGCGATACTCATTGTAACCTTTGCGCGGGTGGTTGCAACATATGTATGGCAAACTGCGTGTTTTCGCATCTTGAGATTGGCAGTGTCCATGAGATCGTTAAAGCCACTTTGGGTACCACCCCAGTCTTTAATACATTCTTCAAGGACATGGATCAGATCATGGGTTATGGACTTCAGCAGTTTGGTCCTGGTATAAGCCCGCCGTTGAATGGTACGTTCAATCCCAAATCCGCTGAATTCTGGCAAAAAGAGACTTTACCCTTCATGTGGGATGGTAGAGCGACTCAGAAACACGCACAGTAA